CTAAGAAGGGCAGGGAGTCTGGACACCTGGGTCAAGGTCCTGGCTCTACTGAACACTCAGTTTCATTCATTTGGAGCAAGcccctccccttcctcagccGGTTTCAGCTCttccccctactttttttttttctcggagtctcactgtcgcccaggctggagtgcagtggcgtgatctcggctcactgcaagctctctgcctcccaggctcaagcaattctcctgcctcagcctcctgagtagctgggattacaggcgcctgccaccacgccctgctaatctttgtatttttagtagagacggggtttcaccatattggccaggctggtcttgaactcctgaactcaagtgatccacccacctcggcctcccaaagtgctgggattacaggtgtgagccaccctgcccagccctcttttcttttttttaaaggaaagcgGATCATCTCTGATGGTCTCTGCAACTCTAAGGTTCCATAAGTGAAGGCATTCAGGACCCTCTAGGGCAGCACTGAGCTCAAGCCCGTAGTTGGAGCCCAGAAAGCTGAAGTTTGGCACTGCAAGTCTACAAAACAAACGGGCTATGCAGCAGGCTAGGCAGCACTGGCCCAGAGGGGCTCTAAGCCCATGGGGCGCCCCCCtccgccccacccccaccagagATGGGGTCCCTGGCTGCTCCATCCCACAGAAAAATCCCAGGAAGTGAGGTCTTCCTTCACCAGGGAGAGGCACATATCTGAATGAGAAGGCTTGCTTCCGTTCTAACAAGAACGAATGAGAAGTCCTTGCTTCCAAGGACTAGAGGAAAAGCAGAAGCACAGCGAGGCTTCCAATGGGCGGCTCACCCTGCGAATGGAGAGCAGGAACCAGGAGAATGTTCTGTAGAAAGCTCTAAAAATGTCACCACTTCCCCCATATAATCACAGTTCCTCCCCAGTGTGTGTCCCTGCTGTGACCTCTAGGAACGGAACTGTACAAGGATCCAGAGGTTCCCAAGATAGGGGCCCCTAGGGGTGGACGTAACCTCAGAGGTTATCAATCACCCTCACCATCCTCAGAGGGCTCGGACCTGTAGAACGTTCCCAGATGGGGGCACCAACTGCCCCCTGAAGTGTCCTTCTCTGAGAAGTCCCTATAGTCACGGCCTCAGGCACCCTCCTCCTTTCCCCAACTCCTGGTCCACCTATTAGGCCCTCCCTGGCTTTCCTGTCTGTGACCATCTCCAGGAGATCCCAGACAGAGTGGGAAAAGTGAGACATGAGGACTCCGAGTCTTCTATGCAGGGCGAGGGGCAAAGCCAGGAGGCCGGAGAGAAAAGAGATCCAAAGCCCCTCTCCAAGTCCACACACTCTGGGATTGGGGCTGGCAGCCAGTCCCATGAGCTGCAGAGGCTGGAGACGATGCTAGAGGCGTATGCTCCCGCTCAAAGTCGTGTGTGCTGGGCATGGCAAGTCCCCTTCCCGAGCCTCAATTCCTCTACCTATGAGGATGATTCCCAAAGGCCGCCAGGGCAGTGGTGAGACCCAGGACAAATATCCATGGGGTCCAGGTCTTGGAGGAGCAGAGGGAGGTGAAGCCAGGCCCTAAGGGCCACCAGGCACTTTCCTGTAGGGCCCTAACTACATCCTGAAAACCACAGCAACAATAGAGCAGAAGGCAACCTCAGAAACCGACCAGCTCAAAAGAAGaagaggcagggcacggtggctcacacttgtaatcccagtgctttgggaggccaagagtttgggaccagcctgggcaatacagtgagacctgtctctacaaaaaaattaaaaaattagctgggcacagtggcacaagcctgtagtcctggccactcaggaggctgaggcaggaggatcccttgagcccaggagtttgaggctgcagtgagccacgatcatgccacttcactctagccagggtgacagagtgagaccctgtctcttaaaacaaaacaaaacaaaacacaaagaaaaagaaaagaaagaaggaaaaaataaagagagaagaaaagagacccAGGGCCTATCATAAGTCAGGAGCAAGGCTCCATCTGGGCCCCATGACTCCAATCCCACAAGCCAAAAGACAGGtggcagcaggaggaagaggaagtgaGTTCTTTTAGAGGCAAGGGCaaaagcagtagcagcagcagcccaCCACAACAGAAAGCCACCAAGAGCTGAGCACTGTTTTGTAGGGCCACTGAGCCATTCAGCACAGAGCAAAACGCCCACAGGCTTCACCTCGCTGAGCTGTGACAGACTGCTGGTCATAACCACCACCCCAAGCCATGCGAATGCTAAGCAGTGTCACACCCTCTCCATTAAGGGAGACAAGAGCATGCATGACACATTTAGGAAAGATTTCCATCCAACATCATTAAAACACAAGTTTTGATGCTTAAAGGGATTAACTTTAGCTACCAGGAAATCTACTGCCACGCAGCAGCTCAGCCCCAGATGACACGCTTTCTTGTATCACGGCCTGTTCCCAGGGGGCACGTGGAAGCTGTGCACATGAGTTCCAGGAAATTTTTCGATTTCACACGCTCACATGGTATTTCCAGTGGCTGCCAGTAAAAAGTCGGTTCTCGGGCTTCCCCAGGCCATGGCGCTGGTTCTAGACGGGCCCgcctgccctgcctgcctcctcaCATCCAAGATAACTTTCACCTGATGCTGCTGACACGCACTTGGCTGTGAGAACCTTGCCGCCTGCTAGGTTAAGAGGTCAGGTATTTACTAAGCCCCGTCTGGCTCTATACCCATCAGAGGAGGGTTAACTGCAGGGGGCCTCACTACAAATCAGGCAGGGGAAAAGCCTGTTTTTCAGCGTGTAGATAGGCTCGTGCAGGTGAATTACACCTCTCCCAGCTCCAAGAAAACCAAACGAATCAGGATGCACCTACACCTACCCCAGGAGGCACGCCACTTTGAGGCTCTTTCCACTAACAGAGCCTGCTGGCCCGGTTCCCTCCTGACTTACAACGTGGGGCAAGCCACAGCATGCCCAGCCCAGCACCAAGGGAAGACAGACTGGCCCATCCACCTTCTTTTCTGTAACTTGCCTGGCCCACACCGGTAGGACCCACATCAGCACTTCTGGGGACCCTCAGGCCGGGGACGGGGACCCCAGAGACATACTGGGAGAAACGTAAATGGTTTAGGAAAGACCAACGGGGCTCAATACCAGGAGAAAGGAACAAAGCCACATTAAGTGACTTAACTCCAGAATCCCAGCTCTAGCACTATCTAGAAATTTGCCTCAAAATAATTCCTAAGAACTTAAGAAGCTCCAGGAGGCTGGGTGGAACAGAGCTGACAGAAGTCCCAGCACCTCTAAGAACCCTCCTAGGGCGGCAGATAGGGCACACTGTTCTCTGAAACAGGCTGACCCAGATACTCAGGGAGGGAAGTTGGGGGAGCACGTCCCTGAGCCTGGCTTGCCTATGTCTATGTCCTCAGACAGCCCCGATGACACCTTCCTGTACTCCCAACTCCCAGAAAGATCTCAGATGCACGTGTCCCAACTCCTGGCAGAAGATGCCCAGGAAAACTCTGACTCACCCAAGGCCCATCACCCTCCTGTCTACTGGCCTCCTCCTAGCACATCCCTCAAGAGGccttttgggccaggtgtggtggctcatgcctataatctcagcactttggaaggctggggcaagaggattgcttgaggccaggaattcaagaccaccctggacaacatggcaagaccttgcctctacgtaaaactgaaaaattagctgggtgtggtggtgtacacctgtggtcccagctactcaggaggctgaggcaggaggatcacttgagcacaggagttcaagcctgcagtgaaccatgattgcaccactgtacgctagcctgggtgacagagcaaaaccctgtctttaaaaatagtaataaaataaaattaaaatatattaaaagagccCCCTGCCTTCCCGGGAATGTCAATAACTCCCCATGTGCCCCAGATAGCCCACTCTTGGGGTCTGggctgaatcccagctctgccacttgctggctGTGTCGCCAACCTCATGGGCCTGGATGTGCTCTCCCGTAAGCGAAGAACACTGCTCAGCCTGAGAGCGTCGTGGGATGACTGAAGTCACTCATGCAGCCTGCTCAGGAGGGCCTGGTACATGACACGAACCAATGAGCGGGAGGCGCTGTCACTGTGTCCTACACAAGCTGGCAGGGTCCTCGGAAACCCAGTCTGAACAAATACTAGAGGTCCAAGAAGCTGCCAAGGAGGTCTCAACCACCCTGTGAAGTTTCAGCCCTTGACGTGGGTGCGGTGGGCAGGGGTGGGCCAGTGAGCAGGGAGGCAGCAGGATGCTGACCAGGGCCAGTGCAGAGAAAGGAGATGATCTCCTCCCTGGGACCAGGGTGGCCCCCGGCCCACCCACTCCCTCACCACCCGCACCAGGGCACTCTCAGAAAGCCCTGTCCTAGCTACCACTCTGAATTCTCAAAATGTGCTCCAAGCCCAACATTCTCAATAATGAATGGCGAAGCCCCAAGTCAGCCAGACAGTCAGACGGCTACGGCCAGCCCAGAGCATTCACCTTGGCCAAATCCAGGGAAATCCTGGGGGGGGTtcctcattttatcttttttatttttttcccccgagatggagtttcgctctttgttgcccaggctggagcgcagtggcacgatcttggctcactgcaacctccacctcctgggttcaagggattcttttgcctcagccttccaagtagctgggattacaggcactggccaccatgcctggctaatttttgtatttttagtagagatggggtttcaccatgttggccaggctggtctcgaactcctgacctcaggtgatccgcccacctcagtctcccaaagtgctggaactacaggcgtgagccactgggcccagctttaagacagggtctcgctctgtcacctagggggctgaagtgcagtggcgcgatcacagatcactgctgccttgacctcctgggctccagcgatcctcctgcctcagtctcctgagtagctgggattacaggtgtgcaccaccatgcctggctaattaaaaattttttgtgtgtggagatggggtctcgctatgttgctccggctggtctctgactgctggcttcaaatgatcttcctgccttggcctcccaaagtgctggaattaaaggtgtCAGCCTCTGTGCCTGACCAATCTCCTCATTTTAATTGCCACCCGCTCTGTCTGCACTGGGCCCGTGgtatcattctctctctctcaaggagCTGAGCGCTCTACCAGGCACTCTGGGCTGGGCTGCATCAGCACGGGGGCCAGGTCACCCGTGCCACCTGCAGCCACTGCCACGTGCTCCATATTCTGCCCTCCCTCACACCGTGCTGATAGCCCTTTGCACTAGACTGGGGCTCAGGGGTAAGGGCTGATACTCTGGTCTCTGGGTCTTTAGGGCCTGGCACAAGGCGGGAGTCAGTGTACAGGCAGTGACCCGGTGTTCTCGGGCACAATGCTCGCCGTGCAGCCCGCAAGCACAGGCCACAGGCCTTTAACTCTGCTCCATGTGGAGGCCCTTAATCATCGTGAGTGAAAGGACTGTAGATTCTAACCCGTGTGGTGACTGCCAGGACTCGGGTACAAGGGGTCAGGTAGGCTCTGGATGGCCACGGCACCTCGGCACCCACATGGCACATGCAAATGAGATGCCACAGCAGGGACCACCTAGGGGGCAGGAGCCGTGTCTGCAGGAATTGGGGTGAGTCTTCCCGGCTAAGTAAGAGCAGAAACACAGGGCAGACAAAACGAGCAGCCGTTGCCCACGATACCTGACTGCGCCGGAGGTGGAGGATCCTGGGGGCAGATGCTGCGGTCCCAGGTGGGAGAGGCTGGAGCGGTAGAGGGGCTGGCTCCCCAGGGAGGGAGCAGCTGCGCCCCAGGGGTTGGTGGTGTTCAGCCTGGGCGCAGACCGGGCCCCGGAGAGTGAGGGTTTGTTGTACGGTGCAAAGGCCTGGTGGGTCCCAAACACAAAAGCGGTCCTGTGTGGGGGGTGCTGGGGGGCGGGGTATGCAGGGAGGCTGGTCATGGAGTGGCGGTAGCGGCCTGACACGGGGCCAGTTCCGCTGCCACTGAGGCACTGGTGGCAAGAGCAGGCGACGCCTGTGTGGCCCGGCGGAGCGATGATGGTGGTCACCGGGTAAGGCGGCCCTGCTTGGCGCCGCACGCTGCGGCAGAAGCTGGAAGTCTTGTTGGTCTGTGTATGGGTGGCGTAGTTGACAGTGTAGTTGTATCCCAGGGGGGCCAAGTCCACAAGCTGGTTGCCCCTGGCCACCTGCTGCTCCAGATAGTCACAGACGCTGGCTTCATAGGCGGTCCAGGAGCCATCGTCGCTCAGCCACTCCCAGACGACACCTCGGCCAGGGGCTGAGTGCTGGGGGAACAGGTGTCTCCGCACAGCCCGCAtggtgcctgttttcaaaggaaaacaaaaggttAGTCTGCTAGCGTCCCCAAGATACAGGGAACGTTCAAATTCTTTTTTCAACcgccaaaataaacaaataggaaCACAGTAGGTACACAGTCATGctgctatttgtttatttatttatttctaaaggcAGGGTAcccctttgtcgcccaggctgcagtgcagtgatgtgatcatagttcactgccaccctgacctcctgggctcaagcgatcctcctgccttagcctcctaaataactgggactacaggcacatgacaccacacccagctaacttcaAATCGACCTCTATAACACCTGCCACTTTCAGTCCCCGATTAACACTTCCTGCTCTCTGCCAAATATGCAATTTCCGTGTTATTATTTATCCTGTCTGCTATCTTACTCAGTTGACTTCACACACTGTGAAGGCAACGACTTGGGAGCTGACTGACAGCCACAGTTTTCACAGACTCTATGACACTCCTGGAAACACATAGTTTCCAGGGCTGGGCGTgacggctcaagcctgtaatcccaacacttttggaggctaaggcaggaggatcacttgagctcaggagttgaagaccagcctgggcaacacagggagatggagacccagtctctacaaaaaacaaacaaacaaacaaaaatgaaaaaaaacccatacttttaaaaataaaactaaaattaaaattgaaaaaaaaaaggaaaaacctgtTTCTCAAGTCTCCTCACTGGTGACACTGTGGGCCAATAACTCTTTATTGCAGGGCCAGCCCGGTGTGCTACAGGATGgcgagcagcatccctggcttccacccaccagatgccaggagcacccccacctcccacccactcAGCTGTGACAACCAACAATGTCTCCAAACATTGTCAGATGGCCCTGGGGACAAAATCACCCCCAGTGACAACCACCAGATTAAAGGAAGGGATGGCTCTGAGAGGAAACTGGTGCCTCATTCTCAATAATACTGATCAAAACACACTGcaagtccaggcgcggtggctcacgcctgtaatcccagcactttgggaggccgaggcaggcagatcacttgaggtcaggagctcgagaccagcctggccaacgtggcaaaaccctgtctctactaaaaatacaaaaattagccaggtgtggtggtgggtgcctataatcccagctacttgggaggctgaggcaggagaatcgcttgaacccaggaggcaggggttgcagtgagccgagatcgcgccactgcactccagccggggcaacagagccagactccatctcaaaaaaaaaaaaaaaaaaaatagatcaaaaCACATCGCAGACCAAAAAGCAGAAACGCACACATGCAGAGGGGCGCAGTTGCCTGCCCAGGGAACAGTTCCCTCCCAGGGCACACAGCCACTGAGTGGTGGGGCAGGGCCCTCTGAACTCCTATGACGTACCACCTCCATGCCGGCCTGCCGGCCAAAGGGACCCTCCAACCTCTGCGGTCGGGACAGGCATTTCTACTTTGCAAGACAAGGGGAAGGGCCTCCCACAGTGCCTCTCCACTGTGAGCTGCACTCAACCTATGTGGATGTTCCCACTCACTGcacccacccaccaccacgtGTGCTGCAGGGAGAGAGCAGAAGCTCTGTAAGTCACGTCCATCACCCCAACACCTGGCGCAGAGCCTGTGGGAAAGCAGGCGCGGCGCCCAGATATGTGCGAGAGGCAGACAGCGTCTTACCGGTGTCCTGGCGGAACTGGGTCCAGCTGGGGAGGTCAATAATGTAAGGGGCCAGCGAGGGGTCTGCCTGGCCCAAGGGGATGCTGTGGGCCAGGCTCCCAAGCCCAAAACGTTGGCCCTTCTGCTGGACAAACTGCTGCTCGATGAAGCTGCAGACGGCGGCACTGTAGGGATGCCAGGTGCCCAGCCCGTCCTGCCATTCCCACACAGCCACAGCCACGGGGCTGGTGTACACCTGCACCAGGGAAGGGCTTGGGGCCATGGCCATCTTCCCAAGGAGTCCCGCTGCTTTCCCAAACGGCTTCAGACCCCTCTGGCCTGGAGTCCCGAGGTCATTGCCTAGTGCCTCTGGCAGATCTGTGAACAGGACAGACACGAGCAGTTACCAATGCACATCAGTAGCCCTGCAGAGTCAGCCTCAGCGCAGGGAAAATACATGATGCTTTTccacagctgatttttttttttttggatacagggtctcactctgtcacccaggctagagtgcagcagtgcgatcttgactcac
This DNA window, taken from Pongo pygmaeus isolate AG05252 chromosome 6, NHGRI_mPonPyg2-v2.0_pri, whole genome shotgun sequence, encodes the following:
- the DTX2 gene encoding probable E3 ubiquitin-protein ligase DTX2 isoform X2 — translated: MAMAPSPSLVQVYTSPVAVAVWEWQDGLGTWHPYSAAVCSFIEQQFVQQKGQRFGLGSLAHSIPLGQADPSLAPYIIDLPSWTQFRQDTGTMRAVRRHLFPQHSAPGRGVVWEWLSDDGSWTAYEASVCDYLEQQVARGNQLVDLAPLGYNYTVNYATHTQTNKTSSFCRSVRRQAGPPYPVTTIIAPPGHTGVACSCHQCLSGSGTGPVSGRYRHSMTSLPAYPAPQHPPHRTAFVFGTHQAFAPYNKPSLSGARSAPRLNTTNPWGAAAPSLGSQPLYRSSLSHLGPQHLPPGSSTSGAVSASLPSGPSSSPGSVPATVPVQMPKPSRVQQALAGATPKPEPEPEQVIKNYTEELKVPPDEDCIICMEKLSATSGYSDVTDSKAVGPLAVGRLTKCSHAFHLLCLLAMYCNGNKDGSLQCPSCKTIYGEKTGTQPQGKMEVLRFQMSLPGHEDCGTILIVYNIPHGIQGPEHPNPGKPFTARGFPRQCYLPDNAQGRKVLELLKVAWKRRLIFTVGTSSTTGETDTVVWNEIHHKTEMDRNVTGHGYPDPNYLQNVLAELAAQGVTEDCLEQQ